In the genome of Pseudanabaena sp. BC1403, the window TCGATCCATGAGTTGCCCTCGGCAGTTAGCTTCAGCGCTTGCACTAGATTTTCGGAGCTAATATCTTTGATGCAGTAGGAATCTGCTCCAGCGGCAAAAGCGGCTAATACGGTTTCTTGGCTATCGGTCAGCGTCAAAATTAAAACTTTAGTGGCACGTCCTGCATCAGTAGCCGCTGCCTTGATTTGGCGAGTTACTTCTACGCCATCCATATCAGGCAAGCCCAAATCAACGATCGCTACATCTGGATGTTGGCTATTTACCAGAGACACACCCTCTGCGCCCGTGGCAGCTTCGCCAACAAACACGAGCTCTCCCTGCTGTTGCAAGGCGATCTTCATGCCCATACGGGTCAGGTCATGGTCTTCAATCAGGACAACACGAATCGAACTCATAAGCATTTTTGCAGATTGTGCATAGTCTGTATTGATACCAGAATCTCATAGAAGGGGCATTAAAAATACTCAACTTAAGATTAACAGTGCTATAGGCAATGTTAAATCGTTCAAACTATCAATCGAATCTATAGCAACGTAAGAGATAGCTAGGACTAATCAAACCCCAAAAGATGAGTAGCGGCGCTTCGCGCCGCTACTCATCTTTTGGGGTTATTGCTATATAATTCCTGCACCAACAACCATTAGTTTTTCCCAACGACAAAAGCAGAGTCGATACTTTGGTTATATTTTGCACCGCTCTTGGTGGTTTGATTGATCACAATTCCATAGGCTGCATTGTAATCAGCTTTTAGCCAAGGTGAGCAATAACGACCAACAGGCAAAGTGTAACTATTGCCATTAACTTTCGCTCCCTCATTAGGCTCTAGTTTTGGTGGAATTTTGAAAGTAACTTTGCGCCGTTTAACATAATCGCCAGCGACTACACCAGTTGCCGATTGCTTACTAAAACATTCCACTTCGATTTGTGTCTCTTTGAGCAATTCGCGTACATTCCCGCGATCGCTAAGTATTAATTGATTGTCAGTGCCAACACCTGAGATTTTTTGCAATTGGAAAGAACTAACACGATCTGGATTAAATCCGCCTGTAATCTTTACCACTTGAAGATTATTCTCAGGAATAACTTGATATTCCAATGTTCCTGGTAGTTGGTATTCAAGCTCTGCATTCTCATTGAGGACATTTACCTTTGCCCCAATTTCGACTCGATCAACTCCTAAAGCCGCAGGAGTTTCTTTTGCCGCCCAATCAAATCGATAAAAAAGCCGTGCCGTATCTTTGAGATAGGTGTATGTATCTGGCACATCAGAGCTAGCACGGAGTATGCGTGTCAAGCCACTTCTCTCAACCCAAATGTTTTTGATGAGTCCCACTTTTTTGCCGATCGCTACTCCTAGGGCGGTGCGATCGCTTGTAATTTCCGCAGGGATATCTAAACGTGGTACAAGCGTAATTTTTCCATAGGTGCCAGTTTTTCCTTCAAGACCGTTGTTACTTGTCAGTCCATCGCGACCACTTTGACAAGAATAAGAAGCGCTACTGGATTGTTCCTTTCTACTGCGATAGACCCAATTACCATCATCACTAGGAGTTTTTGAAGATGAAAAAGTATTTTGCAAAATATTTCCCACGACATCACTTATGAATTCGCCGCCTGATGTGGAGCAAACTCTCGAATGGCTAGAATAATGTTGCCAATCAGCATTGGCATCTTTTGCCGATCTGCGCTCAATTTCTGTAGTACAGGTTGTAATTGTCCAAGAAGTTTCTTGGCAGTCACAACCCTTGCCGCCGAGAGCGCCGCGTCCATTACGCCCACCCTTTCCGCCATTGTTACGGATTTCGAGCATCTGGAGCGCTGCAATATCAGTGTAAAAAATAGTGGCATTGCCCCCACGTCCACCATTACCGCCATTACCGCCGATGCCCCCACTACCACCAGATGCACCTATTAGAGAGAATTGAGGCCGACGAGGCTGCTCACAACTACTAGCCGATCGCCCTGCAATTCCATCTTCAGCATCTTCACCTATTGTCCCCGTGAGATTATAAGCAGCAGGTTTCCCATCACCAACAATTTTGATGTCTTGACCATCTCTGCCATTGCGCCCATCTCGACCGCGATTGCCATCCTCTCCAGTAAGTCCAAAAGTGTTTTGAGCGATCGCTGAAAAGCTTACTAAAGGTAAGGTCAGAATGGCGATCGGTAAAGCATGGATCACAAACTTGGGAGATAGAGGTTTCCACATATGCTAAAAACTTTGAAATTACTTTATTTTGTTGACAGTATCACTACAGGCTGAGTTCCTAATATATTCTAGAAATCTGCACCGCCTAACCTAAACTTAAAATAAAAATCATTAAATAAAAATCATTTGTATTATGCCTGCAAATCAAGGTCAACAATTAGAAATATATAGTAGTAACCATCCTCAAGAAGTTTTACTGGTCAAGCTAAAAATTGATGATGAACTTGATGAAGTAATGATTTTTAAAGGCTTTTCAAGCTCCTTGATGCGATCAACAGCCTTTGATCCCGATGTGCCAGTGATTAGCGATCGCGCCGAAATATTGAGCATCGATCGCCTCGCCGCACCCTATAAGCCAAATCAGCCTAACTATCTCCAACAAGGGATAACATGGGAAGAGTTCTTTGCTTATTTGTGAAGTGCATTCCTCGCGAAATTAACTTGATGTAGATATGCTTGAAGAGACGCGGCAATCGATTTATACAAAGCAAGTGAGAATCGCCTCATTATTGCTTTACCAAAATGTTTTGGAGCAAGAAGCATGGGAAGCCTATGTAAAGTTATTGCATAGCCTTGCCAACTTCGCTTTAGATGGTCATGAGAATAGCTCACGGAGACTTAGCTATTTATTTGCCTATGGAAGATGGTTCCGCGCGATCGCATCAACAGGCTACAACTGGCGAGACTATCTGATTTCGCAAATTTTGACTTCTGACAATCCCTTTAGTCAGCAAGCTCAAACCACAGAATTTAAGTTGTTATCTCAATCATTGGTCGCTGCCGCCAAGCATGATCTCCAAGTCCTAGAAGAGATAAGTCTTTGGGGCGGAGATAAGCTAGTTGATTGTATAGAATCTTTTGGCGATCGCCCTGTGACCTTGCAATTGTCAGAAAGTAATATATCGAGACTTTCGGAAGTTAAGCGATCGCTGATTCTCAAATTTCAATCCACCGATGACTGGACGCAACTCCTGCCAGAGTTAGCCAATTATTACAAACATTCAGGCACAGGGATATTTACTGATTACGATGCATTCCGTTGGTGCAAAGGTCATCTTGAGGGGATTGCCTATCCTGATTTGGTTCAGCTATCCGATCTAATCGGCTACGAGTCACAAAGACAGACTCTGTACAAGAATACAGAAGCTTTTTTAGCTGGCTATCATGGGTTGCATACCTTGCTCTATGGCAGTCGCGGCACGGGCAAGTCTTCGATGGTTAAGTCATTGATGTATGCTTATCGCGATCGCGGTTTACGTCTAGTCGAAGTTGCTAAAAATGATCTTAAAGATCTGCCCATTATTGCCGAGATTCTGCGTCAAGTTCCACAGAAATTTATCATTTTTGTCGATGACTTGTCCTTTGAGGAAGAGAGCGAAGACTATAAGGCTCTCAAGGTAGTTCTGGAAGGAAATCTTTCTGCACAACCCAATAATCTTTTGGTTTATGCAACTTCCAATCGTCGTCATTTATTGCGTGAATATTTTAGCGATCGCCCTAGCCTGAGAGATCTTAGTGATGGTAAAGAGGTCAATCCTTGGGACACAATGCAGGAAAAGTTATCTCTAAGCGATCGCTTTGGCTTAACTCTGACATTCCTGCAAGCCGACCAAGAAATCTATCTCAAAATTGTGCATCACCTCGCAAAGCGTGCAGGTATTGAATTGCTAGATGATGATCTCAATTTTCGCGCCTTGCAATGGGCTACTCGCCATAATGGTCAATCGGGACGTACTGCGCAGCAGTTTATCGATTTTTTGCAAGCAGATTTAGAACTTAAGCGTTGAGATGTAATGCGATCGCATCTTTAATCTCTGTGAAAGTAAGGTGCGATCGCCTAATTCACCGAAATCTTTACTATAGAAGGGACTCGATTGCCGTTGTATTTTGCAGAGATGAAAATTATTAAGGGTGAATATCATGTCATTCCACGCACAAAACCAAGCGAAGTTATCTAGTTGGAAATTTATTGAAATGTGGATTGATCCTAGTTCTGATCTGCCCTATGTTTTGATGTTGATTGGTGATATGGATGGAAGCTATACACTTTATGACCCAACTGAGGGGTATCAGGTGGTTTATTCGGCGCGTGACTATGAGAAGGTGAAAGATTTTCTGTTGGAGGATGAGTATGTGCAGATTCGCGGCAGATATCAAGAAAATGCTGAAGCACGGAAATCTGAGCCTGTATTTGTTTAGGCGCGATCGCCTCAATCTCGATTCCGATCTGAATTGAAATATGTACGAATTTCATTCAAGCGATCACCCATTCATTTCATGGATAAAATCGCTTGCTTTCTGACAGGTTTATGAGTGTGGTGATCGCTTATTCATTTCAAAAAAAATTTGCGTTACATTTCATTAACGCACCCTACTAAATTGTCTTCAAGACAATGCTCGAACTCGCGAAAATGTAGATAAAAAAGGCGGCTCGATGCGCCGCTTTTTTATCCAATAACTTACCTAATCTAAGATATAGGTAATGGATTAGATTAAACACATTTTGTAATAGTATACTTTTTATGTAATCTTCTAAGTTTTTTATGAAATATATTGCTTCAAAAAATGAGATTCTTCACTTAACTCAGGATTCATACTCATTTGGTGAGACACTCTGTGGGCATAAGTATGACTGTAATGAAAATTGGGAGGAAGTTGACTCAAGTCAAACATGGTGTTATCAAACTTGTAAAAACTGTGAACGTATTCGAGATATAGCAGAGAATTATTCAGAGACTAAGTCTAATTCCGAGGAGCAGGATAACTACTTGTCTAATAATCAATATTCGTCTAGCAGCAATTCTTTCGACGGAATCAAATTATTAGTTGGTGCTGGAGTGTTTGTATGGGGAGTTATCACACTTTTGTTGCCACGCAATAAAGATTAGCTTTATGCCTAATCAATTTAACAACTCTCGTTCAGTTGGCACTGGACTGTTAAAGAGGGATGAGTCGCTCAAAGTATTTCTGGTCAAGCTTTTCACGGTTTTGCAGTCAATCACCATAAATCCTTACTGGATAAGCCTTACAACCATTTATCACTTCTTTAGAAACCAGTGCCGTTCAGTTCTGAAAGCTAAGTACAAATTTGATTGTATTGCGCTATCGCTAAATTTGCAATTTCTCTAACCAATCTAGCTCCTCCTCATATTCTTGCTGTGTCACATCTAATTTAAATAATATGGACACAAAAAGTTTCATTTTCGCTTTGTTGACATTAATTGCTTTGACTACACCTATTCGCCAACAAAATTTTGCTCCTGTTGAATCAAGCAAAGATACCTTGTCAACGCCCACTATCAAGTCTGAAAAAAATAGTTTTTAGGCTTTTACTTGTTAATAGAGTTGCAGCACGATGTACTGCAACTCTATTTTTATGCTTTGTTAGAAGGTAAGGAGACTTTAATATGTAGTTTCAGTGACTAGTTATCAAGCAGAACCTTTTTGAAAAATTAATAATTTAGCTGTATTTTTCAAAATATTCATGAATTGTGACTTCAAATAAGGAAAACAATCAATACCTCTATCAACTTCGAGAGCATAGAAAGGTGATCGCCTTTATGGTTGTTGAGATGTGATCGCAGTTTGATTTTGAGATTTAGGCGATCGCCTTGTGATGTGGTTATTTGAGTTGCGATCGCTAAATTTAATAAACCTCATCATGAGAGCCTATGTTTAACAATAAAATCGCATCCAGATCGGATTCAGCTTTTTGCACAAACTCAAACAAAATGCGATGGTTATAGTCTACAGAACAAGCCCAAATATCTGAGAGATCTCCAACCAGTTTATGAGTTCTCAAACTTGGATGATAAGGATCTTCCGCTAGTTGCCGCAACGTCTTTTCAATTAAAGGGCGTAGTTGTGGACTTTTGCGAATTAGACGTTTAAAAGCTCGCTGAGATTTAGCAGTCCAATCAATATTTCTCAACTATCCAACTCCGCCAAAAAATCATCAACAGAACCAGATTTGAATTTACCTTCACGATACTCCTGCTGAACCTCTCGAACTTCTTTAACAACTTGCTGCCGTTGACGCAACTTCAAACGATTATTCAACACGTCAATTAAAGCAGCTTGATCGTCTAAAGACAAAGCATCTATGGCATTGAGAGCTTCTTGAAATAGAGATGTTTTTAAGGCTTGACTCATAGGATTATTTATGAAAGTTTACTCTATAACCTCGGTTGTCATTATACTTCAGAAAAAAGCGATCGCCTTTACTGCACTTATTCAAATAGTGATTTAGCTGCAATCTCATAAACCAAGCATTTGTTTAACATCATTTAAAGCGATCATCGCGGTTTTACTTCCATCAAATAGCGATCGCCTTATGACGTGGTTATTGGAAAGGTATTGTCCCAAACAATTCAAAACTGTTACTCTAGCAATACGTTACTGGTGCTGTAAAACTATGAAACTACAAATTCAAGGCATTAAATCAGGACAAACGATTCAACTTTTAGATATAGTTAATATTCCTGATGGAACAGTATTACTAGAAATTGAAGTAGACAAACCCAGCGATAAAAGCGCAAGACTAGCAAGACTAAATCGTATATTTGGTGCATGGCGCAACCAGCCAGACATTGACAAATTGGTAAACCTACAGGCGAACTAGATGCCATGATTGCTGCCGTAGCGCGATCGCGTCATGATCAGGTAGTTACGAATAACACAAAGGATTTTATTAATATTTCTGGTTTAGGGTTAGAAAATTGGATCATTTAGCGATCGCCTCTTATTGCATTGCTTCAAATAGCGATCGCCCTTTGCTCTGAAGGAGATTCTTGCATTGAAATTTTAATATAAAAAATAATTTTGTATATTTAGCGCTTTGTGTAGTAACATAGATATTCGCAACGGGATGTAGCG includes:
- a CDS encoding response regulator transcription factor, whose translation is MSSIRVVLIEDHDLTRMGMKIALQQQGELVFVGEAATGAEGVSLVNSQHPDVAIVDLGLPDMDGVEVTRQIKAAATDAGRATKVLILTLTDSQETVLAAFAAGADSYCIKDISSENLVQALKLTAEGNSWIDPAIASIVLQQVRRREATVEIDAAEADYKQVLAATPLTERELEVLSEIVNGNSNAEIAERLYITVGTVKTHVRNILNKLCADDRTQAAVRALRAGLVK
- a CDS encoding type II toxin-antitoxin system mRNA interferase toxin, RelE/StbE family, with the protein product MRNIDWTAKSQRAFKRLIRKSPQLRPLIEKTLRQLAEDPYHPSLRTHKLVGDLSDIWACSVDYNHRILFEFVQKAESDLDAILLLNIGSHDEVY
- a CDS encoding ATP-binding protein, yielding MLEETRQSIYTKQVRIASLLLYQNVLEQEAWEAYVKLLHSLANFALDGHENSSRRLSYLFAYGRWFRAIASTGYNWRDYLISQILTSDNPFSQQAQTTEFKLLSQSLVAAAKHDLQVLEEISLWGGDKLVDCIESFGDRPVTLQLSESNISRLSEVKRSLILKFQSTDDWTQLLPELANYYKHSGTGIFTDYDAFRWCKGHLEGIAYPDLVQLSDLIGYESQRQTLYKNTEAFLAGYHGLHTLLYGSRGTGKSSMVKSLMYAYRDRGLRLVEVAKNDLKDLPIIAEILRQVPQKFIIFVDDLSFEEESEDYKALKVVLEGNLSAQPNNLLVYATSNRRHLLREYFSDRPSLRDLSDGKEVNPWDTMQEKLSLSDRFGLTLTFLQADQEIYLKIVHHLAKRAGIELLDDDLNFRALQWATRHNGQSGRTAQQFIDFLQADLELKR